One region of Edaphobacter bradus genomic DNA includes:
- a CDS encoding CAP domain-containing protein, giving the protein MRNIRVLIMLLGLMTFIPSLFAQAAPGTAEQTLLQLTNQSRAQHGLPPLGWDAALARAARGHAIRMSREPGEIEHQYPGEPELTTRASQAGAHFTTISENIAAATAGVAEIERGWMNSPVHRANILNPRLNVVGISVIDVRGTLYAVQDFGRSNPVLGREEIESLAQQALRERGIRVEPSAATKQAARRNCESPNSPTTGVLLAMQWDGPDLSQLPTTVLQGMPQVREHAVAVGACPSTRTGEGFTTYHLAVLMY; this is encoded by the coding sequence ATGCGAAACATTCGGGTTCTGATCATGCTGCTCGGCCTTATGACGTTCATCCCCTCACTCTTTGCACAGGCGGCCCCGGGGACTGCCGAGCAGACATTGCTGCAGTTGACGAACCAGAGCCGGGCCCAGCACGGTCTTCCGCCTCTGGGGTGGGACGCCGCTCTGGCGCGTGCGGCGCGAGGGCATGCCATTCGCATGAGTCGTGAACCTGGAGAGATCGAGCACCAGTATCCCGGCGAGCCCGAGTTGACGACGCGCGCGTCGCAGGCAGGCGCGCACTTCACCACCATCTCGGAGAACATCGCAGCCGCAACGGCCGGCGTCGCAGAGATCGAACGCGGGTGGATGAACTCTCCCGTGCACCGCGCCAACATCCTGAATCCGCGCCTGAATGTGGTCGGGATCTCCGTCATCGATGTTCGCGGAACGCTCTACGCCGTGCAGGACTTTGGGCGAAGCAATCCCGTGCTGGGCCGTGAGGAGATCGAGAGCCTCGCGCAGCAGGCCCTGCGCGAACGCGGCATCAGGGTAGAGCCGTCGGCCGCGACCAAGCAGGCCGCCCGCAGGAACTGCGAGTCGCCAAACAGCCCCACCACGGGCGTGCTTCTCGCGATGCAGTGGGACGGCCCCGATCTGAGCCAGTTGCCCACAACCGTGCTACAAGGGATGCCACAGGTACGCGAGCACGCAGTCGCCGTGGGAGCCTGCCCAAGCACGCGAACCGGCGAGGGCTTCACCACATATCACCTGGCTGTGCTGATGTATTAG
- a CDS encoding glycoside hydrolase family 3 protein, with translation MTRLSVRSFSRLLAVLTVFLISLHAQQPDVRSLPFMNPALPVEQRVDDLIGRMTLEEKVEQMRDHAPAIPRLGVPKYDWWNEGLHGVARGGYATNFPQVIGMAATWDTRLVHAMARTISTEARAKYNEAMRNDHYEMYFGLTFWAPNINIFRDPRWGRGQETYGEDPFLTGSMGVAFVTGMQGDDPKYFKVVSTPKHYAVHSGPEPLRHQFNVDVSPHDLEDTYLPAFRATVTEAHAQSVMCAYNAIDGAPACANTMLLRDHLRDAWHFDGYVVSDCGAVADVNTGHHYAAGMARAAAATAKAGTDLECGQAFAALVDAVHQNLITEAELNTALRRLFTARFRLGMFDPPESYAYGRIAMTENNSPEHRQLSLQAARESMVLLKNQDHMLPLKPGIARIAVIGPTAELVESLQGNYNGTPPSPVYPVAGIEKRFSSAKVSYAQGSSLVEGLAMPIEHTALHPAKGEGGGLTGEYFNSADLSGTPVLTRNDRNINFNWDKVVPVEGLSRNNYSVRWTGTLTPPAAGDYKLGARVNYCYTCQNYEGFRLYLDGKLILESKGKTGERGAAVDAAVHFADTKPHPIRVEYLHGTGSAGIDLTWQAPASVLREEAVRAAKQSDVTIAFVGLSPSLEGEEMPVKLAGFSGGDRTAIDLPAVQQELLQAVAATGKPLIVVLENGSAPAVNWAAEHAQAILEAWYPGEEGGTAIAETLAGDNNPAGRLPLTFYSSLDQLPGFEDYSMKGRTYRYFAGKPLYGFGYGLSYSTFAYSNVRVSAASVKAGEPVTVEGDVKNTSSVAGDEVVELYLTQPKAFETPLRVLAGFTRVHLDPGQTAQVGLTLDPRSLGQVDEKGNRVIVPGEYLVSLGGSQPEAGSQSAKFEIAGEQTLPK, from the coding sequence ATGACTCGCCTGAGCGTCCGCTCTTTCTCGCGTCTCCTCGCTGTGCTCACAGTCTTTTTGATCTCGCTGCACGCGCAGCAGCCTGATGTGAGATCGCTTCCGTTTATGAATCCGGCGTTGCCGGTGGAGCAGCGGGTCGATGATCTGATCGGTCGCATGACGCTTGAGGAGAAGGTCGAGCAGATGCGCGACCATGCTCCGGCGATTCCGCGGCTGGGCGTGCCGAAGTACGACTGGTGGAACGAGGGCCTGCACGGCGTCGCCCGCGGAGGCTACGCGACCAACTTCCCGCAAGTCATCGGCATGGCGGCGACGTGGGACACGCGGCTGGTGCACGCGATGGCGCGGACCATCTCGACCGAGGCCCGCGCAAAGTACAACGAGGCCATGCGCAACGACCACTATGAGATGTACTTCGGTCTCACCTTCTGGGCTCCGAACATCAACATCTTTCGCGATCCCCGCTGGGGGCGCGGCCAGGAGACCTACGGCGAAGACCCGTTCCTCACCGGCAGCATGGGCGTGGCATTCGTAACCGGCATGCAGGGCGACGATCCGAAGTACTTCAAGGTCGTCTCGACGCCGAAGCACTACGCCGTGCACAGCGGGCCGGAGCCGCTGCGCCACCAGTTCAACGTGGATGTCTCGCCGCACGATCTTGAAGACACGTATCTGCCGGCCTTCCGCGCAACGGTGACGGAGGCGCACGCACAGTCGGTGATGTGCGCCTACAACGCCATCGATGGCGCTCCGGCGTGCGCGAACACGATGCTGTTGCGGGATCATCTTCGTGACGCGTGGCACTTCGACGGCTATGTGGTGAGCGACTGTGGCGCCGTGGCCGACGTCAACACCGGCCACCACTACGCGGCAGGCATGGCGCGCGCCGCAGCCGCAACAGCAAAGGCGGGCACCGATCTCGAGTGCGGGCAGGCGTTTGCCGCGCTGGTCGATGCCGTGCACCAGAACCTGATCACCGAGGCAGAGCTCAACACCGCACTGCGGAGGTTGTTCACCGCGCGCTTCCGGCTGGGAATGTTCGATCCGCCGGAGAGCTACGCCTACGGACGCATCGCAATGACAGAGAACAACTCTCCGGAGCATCGCCAGCTCTCCCTGCAGGCAGCGCGAGAGTCGATGGTGCTGCTGAAGAACCAGGACCACATGCTGCCGCTGAAGCCCGGCATCGCGCGAATCGCTGTCATAGGCCCAACGGCGGAGCTGGTGGAATCGCTGCAGGGCAATTACAACGGAACGCCCCCGTCGCCGGTCTATCCGGTCGCCGGAATCGAGAAGCGCTTTTCGTCTGCGAAGGTGAGCTATGCGCAGGGCTCGAGTCTGGTGGAAGGGCTGGCCATGCCCATCGAGCACACCGCGCTGCACCCTGCTAAGGGTGAGGGCGGCGGGCTCACAGGCGAGTACTTCAACTCGGCCGACCTGAGCGGAACGCCCGTGCTGACGCGCAACGACCGCAACATCAACTTCAACTGGGACAAGGTTGTTCCCGTCGAAGGCCTCTCGCGCAACAACTACTCCGTGCGCTGGACCGGCACGCTGACGCCGCCCGCCGCCGGCGACTACAAGCTGGGCGCGCGCGTGAACTACTGCTACACGTGCCAGAACTACGAGGGCTTCAGGCTCTACCTCGACGGAAAGCTGATTCTGGAAAGCAAGGGCAAGACCGGTGAACGCGGTGCGGCTGTCGATGCTGCCGTGCACTTCGCCGACACGAAGCCGCACCCCATCCGAGTCGAGTATCTGCACGGCACCGGTTCGGCTGGCATCGACCTCACATGGCAGGCACCAGCGAGCGTGCTGCGCGAGGAGGCCGTGCGGGCAGCGAAGCAATCAGACGTGACGATTGCCTTCGTTGGACTGTCGCCGTCACTTGAGGGCGAGGAGATGCCGGTCAAGCTTGCGGGCTTCAGCGGTGGTGATCGCACGGCGATCGATCTCCCGGCCGTGCAGCAGGAGTTGCTGCAGGCCGTCGCCGCAACGGGCAAGCCGCTCATCGTCGTGCTCGAGAACGGCAGCGCGCCCGCAGTCAACTGGGCCGCCGAGCACGCGCAGGCGATCCTCGAGGCGTGGTATCCCGGCGAAGAGGGCGGCACGGCCATCGCCGAGACGCTTGCGGGCGACAACAATCCCGCGGGGCGCCTCCCGCTGACGTTCTACTCGTCGCTCGACCAGTTGCCCGGATTCGAGGACTACTCGATGAAGGGCCGCACATATCGCTACTTCGCGGGCAAGCCGCTCTATGGATTCGGCTATGGCCTCAGCTACTCTACGTTTGCCTACAGCAACGTCAGGGTCTCAGCGGCCAGCGTAAAGGCGGGCGAGCCCGTCACGGTCGAAGGCGATGTGAAGAACACGAGCTCGGTCGCCGGCGATGAGGTCGTCGAGCTGTACCTCACGCAGCCGAAGGCCTTTGAGACGCCGCTGCGTGTGCTGGCGGGCTTCACGCGCGTTCACCTCGACCCCGGCCAGACGGCGCAAGTTGGGCTCACGCTCGATCCGCGCTCGCTCGGCCAAGTCGATGAGAAGGGAAACCGAGTCATCGTCCCGGGCGAGTATCTCGTCTCGCTGGGAGGATCGCAGCCCGAGGCGGGGAGTCAAAGCGCGAAGTTTGAGATCGCCGGAGAGCAGACGCTGCCTAAGTAG
- the alr gene encoding alanine racemase, protein MNSWVELSESRLAANYRALAEMAGVEVMAVIKADAYGHGAPACAPALARAGARWLGVADVAEGVAVLASLAGVEPRPRILIMSGLLPEDAPAIVEHDFAPVVWTLPQLESLAVTVSRAGAAPLGVHLEIDSGMSRQGVAPGPEFDGILAWLVAHPQLTLEGLMTHFASAEIAGSPQTTLQRERFEQACRAVAASGLRPAWVHAGNTSTIDNGAEADPMAWLARVARTLSARPMVRSGIGLYGYSLPIERAPGFSGPVAARVHDRLQPVMTWKTRVMALSDVAPGEAVGYNGAFIAQRAMRLALLPVGYSDGLRRSLSATNGSTGGWVLINGQRANIVGRISMNLTVVDVTGLSGVNVGDEAVLLGDGITADDHASIAGTISYEILCGVRARQRLA, encoded by the coding sequence GTGAACAGTTGGGTGGAGCTCTCAGAGAGCAGGCTGGCGGCGAACTATCGCGCGCTGGCCGAGATGGCCGGTGTTGAAGTAATGGCCGTTATCAAGGCAGATGCATACGGACACGGAGCCCCGGCGTGCGCACCAGCACTGGCACGCGCCGGGGCCCGATGGCTCGGCGTGGCCGACGTCGCAGAGGGAGTTGCAGTGCTCGCTTCGCTGGCCGGAGTCGAGCCGCGTCCGCGAATCCTCATCATGAGCGGCCTTCTCCCCGAGGACGCTCCCGCCATCGTCGAGCACGACTTTGCCCCTGTGGTCTGGACGCTTCCGCAGCTTGAGAGCCTCGCCGTGACAGTCAGCCGCGCGGGTGCAGCGCCTCTTGGCGTTCATCTCGAGATCGACTCCGGCATGTCGCGGCAGGGTGTCGCTCCGGGGCCCGAGTTCGACGGCATTCTCGCGTGGCTCGTTGCGCATCCACAACTCACGCTCGAGGGCCTGATGACCCACTTCGCTTCTGCGGAGATCGCGGGCTCTCCGCAGACGACGCTGCAGCGCGAGCGCTTCGAGCAGGCGTGTCGCGCAGTTGCAGCTTCGGGATTGCGTCCTGCGTGGGTCCACGCCGGAAACACCTCAACCATCGACAACGGAGCCGAGGCCGATCCGATGGCGTGGCTCGCTCGCGTGGCGCGCACACTCAGCGCGCGTCCCATGGTGCGCAGCGGGATCGGCCTCTATGGCTATTCCCTTCCCATCGAACGCGCTCCAGGCTTCAGCGGCCCGGTTGCGGCGCGCGTCCACGACAGGCTTCAGCCGGTGATGACGTGGAAGACACGCGTCATGGCCCTGAGCGATGTCGCCCCGGGCGAGGCCGTCGGGTATAACGGCGCCTTCATCGCGCAGCGCGCCATGCGCCTGGCGCTGCTGCCCGTGGGCTACTCGGACGGCCTGCGGAGGTCGCTCTCAGCAACGAACGGCAGCACTGGCGGCTGGGTTCTCATCAACGGCCAGCGCGCAAATATCGTTGGCCGAATCTCGATGAACCTCACCGTTGTCGATGTCACGGGACTTAGTGGTGTCAACGTCGGCGATGAAGCTGTTCTGCTGGGCGATGGCATCACCGCCGACGATCACGCGAGCATTGCCGGCACGATCTCCTACGAGATTCTCTGCGGAGTCCGCGCCAGGCAGCGTCTTGCGTGA
- the pal gene encoding peptidoglycan-associated lipoprotein Pal, giving the protein MKVHRLKLRSAAFLFATTLVLSGCHKKVASAPLAPPPPPPPAATAHIMVSPSAIEQGGSSTLTWTTTNATQVSITGLGTVPPNGSRTVTPASSTDYTLTATGASGVPVQAVTRITVTPPPARAAAPPSSTDEELFAQNIRDTYFDYDKYDLRPADKSTTVQDASFMKSHPGWKILIEGHCDDRGSAEYNISLGDNRAQSLRKALTDDGVEASRIRVISYGKEKPFCTDDNEECWQKNRRDHLKLDR; this is encoded by the coding sequence ATGAAAGTCCATCGCCTCAAGCTGCGCTCCGCAGCCTTTCTCTTTGCAACAACTCTAGTCCTTTCGGGATGCCACAAGAAGGTCGCATCAGCGCCTCTTGCGCCGCCGCCCCCGCCACCGCCCGCGGCAACTGCCCACATCATGGTGAGTCCATCAGCCATCGAGCAAGGCGGGTCCTCAACTCTCACCTGGACCACGACGAACGCGACCCAGGTAAGCATCACCGGCCTCGGAACCGTTCCGCCAAACGGCTCGCGCACCGTCACTCCCGCTAGTTCGACCGACTACACCCTCACCGCCACCGGAGCCAGTGGTGTGCCCGTGCAGGCCGTTACGCGAATCACCGTAACCCCGCCTCCGGCCAGGGCCGCCGCACCTCCATCCTCGACCGACGAAGAGTTGTTCGCGCAGAACATTCGCGACACCTACTTCGACTACGACAAGTACGACCTCCGTCCCGCCGATAAATCGACCACCGTGCAGGATGCATCGTTCATGAAGAGCCACCCCGGCTGGAAGATCCTCATCGAGGGTCACTGCGATGACCGCGGCTCGGCCGAATACAACATCTCCCTGGGAGACAACCGTGCGCAGTCACTCCGAAAGGCTCTTACCGACGATGGAGTGGAAGCCAGCCGCATTCGCGTAATCAGCTACGGCAAAGAGAAGCCCTTCTGCACGGACGATAACGAGGAATGCTGGCAAAAGAACCGTCGTGACCATCTGAAGCTCGATCGATAA
- a CDS encoding retropepsin-like aspartic protease — protein sequence MSTFKWIASITLATTILPVLHAEPHRPGNAASLRFRVVQRSLMIVPVEINHTGPYDFLVDTGAQVTGVDPALAAELHLKIEGMTMLIGVGFRARPSFAHLDTLEAGSHAIANPLVVVQNIEHLQAADPRIRGILGGNFLRHFDLLIDYANGLLYLDETKLMQPEVKGKHIALVMPPHSEGGGLVTERLIISIHLSRIPGRPLLQLLDSGANVPFLFDSGKDMVGGFSVSAQIRDRGPDGAERVFAVLPPQDMQIGTLTLHQLSFVTPTVTRKDLPKVEEVDGLLPTALFRRVYISYADRFVILEPW from the coding sequence ATGTCTACCTTCAAATGGATCGCTTCCATAACACTCGCAACGACGATCCTGCCCGTGCTTCACGCAGAACCACACCGCCCGGGAAATGCCGCTAGTTTACGCTTCCGTGTCGTCCAGCGCTCCCTAATGATTGTTCCGGTCGAGATCAACCACACCGGTCCGTACGACTTTCTAGTGGATACAGGCGCCCAGGTCACCGGCGTCGATCCAGCGCTGGCCGCCGAACTTCACTTGAAAATCGAGGGCATGACAATGCTCATCGGCGTCGGTTTCCGCGCGCGTCCTTCGTTCGCGCACCTCGACACACTGGAAGCCGGCTCGCATGCTATAGCAAACCCTCTGGTTGTCGTTCAAAACATCGAGCATCTCCAGGCAGCCGATCCGCGCATCCGCGGAATTCTTGGCGGTAACTTTCTGAGGCATTTCGACCTGCTCATCGACTACGCCAATGGCTTGCTTTACCTCGACGAAACGAAGCTGATGCAGCCTGAAGTGAAAGGGAAACATATCGCGCTGGTGATGCCGCCTCATTCCGAAGGCGGGGGTTTGGTCACAGAGCGCCTCATCATCTCGATCCACCTGTCCCGCATTCCTGGCAGGCCACTGCTCCAGCTACTTGATTCCGGCGCGAATGTCCCGTTCTTGTTCGACTCTGGCAAAGACATGGTGGGTGGATTCTCGGTAAGTGCGCAAATACGCGACCGCGGTCCAGACGGGGCAGAACGCGTCTTTGCCGTCCTGCCGCCTCAAGACATGCAGATCGGCACACTAACCCTTCATCAATTATCCTTCGTAACCCCCACGGTCACGAGGAAAGATCTCCCCAAAGTAGAAGAGGTAGATGGGCTCCTGCCAACCGCGCTCTTCCGACGCGTCTACATCAGCTACGCGGATCGCTTTGTCATCCTTGAGCCGTGGTAG
- a CDS encoding winged helix-turn-helix domain-containing protein: MIAHKSFVFTFADVEVREREFRIVKSGEVLPVEPKAFRVLLFLVRNPHRLIGKDELLDAVWNDSAVTENSLTRSIALLRRLLGDDTREPRYIATVPTVGYRFLCDVKVAEDGFEGLETAEPQPANSRKESEPPRGTNGDRISPDHSQIQTAAEDRVEEKVEQPSDRRERLPKRLLVPGSIAAALLILVTGFFVYRAIRDREARGNAIRPAGNTTASRMHFVLLTTFPGEVRWPAFSPDGEKIAFMWDGENPVKGDLYVQLVGGESPLRLTHTSSGYICCADWSPDGREIAFGRCDDRGGGVFTVPALGGPERKLTDVVCHFGRAGYPKWIGNGRSLLIVDRCVPDGPGGIVVFSLETGEKRCLTAPPLYSEPGDMLPAISPDGKTVAFSRMSTPNRSELYTVELSGGNLRQLTHEGNRVGNLMWSSDGQHIIFIFNSSRVGLGRVWRVPAAGGAIEPATIYPATGALSRDGRRLAYLYPTGEGSWEIWRTALSSPGGQVVSRNRIIESAGWNSAPQPSPDGQQIAFESCRSGQCEVWRTAADGSKPLQMTFFDNGFSGTPRWSPDGKWIAVDHHTATHGQIYLIDSEGRNLHLIASGNYENVVPGWSRDGTAVYFASNRTGSWQVWGQNLATGRETQVTHHGGFAAFEAYDAKTIYYSKFEGGGIWSTPVGGGEEKQITDALHLGYWGHFAVTEAGLYLLDADAFPRPTVMFYSFQTRLLTPVMQLEKNPIPWTANLAASRDGRTVFIAQGTFHSSIAMAENFQ, encoded by the coding sequence GTGATTGCGCACAAGTCCTTTGTTTTCACCTTCGCGGATGTGGAGGTTCGAGAACGCGAGTTCCGCATCGTTAAGTCGGGCGAGGTGTTGCCGGTTGAGCCGAAGGCATTTCGAGTCCTGCTTTTCCTTGTTCGCAATCCCCACAGGTTGATCGGGAAAGACGAGCTTCTGGATGCGGTCTGGAACGATTCCGCCGTGACCGAAAACTCGCTGACGCGGAGTATAGCGTTGCTGCGGCGTCTGCTTGGGGATGACACGCGGGAGCCGCGCTACATCGCCACGGTGCCTACCGTCGGCTATCGCTTTTTGTGCGATGTGAAGGTTGCGGAAGATGGTTTCGAAGGGCTTGAGACGGCTGAGCCGCAACCGGCGAACAGCCGTAAGGAATCGGAACCGCCGAGGGGAACCAATGGAGACCGGATAAGCCCCGATCATTCACAGATCCAAACTGCCGCCGAAGATCGAGTGGAAGAGAAGGTCGAGCAGCCTTCGGATCGAAGAGAGAGATTGCCGAAGAGACTGCTTGTTCCGGGATCGATCGCGGCCGCACTTCTAATCCTCGTCACAGGATTCTTTGTCTACCGCGCGATTCGCGATCGCGAGGCCCGCGGAAATGCAATTCGGCCCGCTGGTAACACCACAGCATCGCGGATGCACTTCGTCCTGCTTACCACCTTTCCGGGCGAGGTTAGGTGGCCGGCCTTCTCGCCGGATGGGGAAAAGATTGCCTTCATGTGGGACGGCGAAAATCCGGTTAAGGGTGACTTATACGTGCAACTGGTCGGCGGGGAGAGTCCGCTCCGGCTCACCCACACCAGCAGTGGTTATATCTGCTGCGCGGACTGGTCGCCAGACGGACGGGAGATCGCCTTCGGCCGCTGCGATGACCGCGGTGGTGGGGTCTTCACGGTTCCGGCGCTGGGTGGTCCGGAGCGCAAACTCACCGACGTTGTATGCCACTTTGGCAGGGCTGGATACCCGAAGTGGATCGGCAACGGAAGATCGCTATTGATTGTGGATCGTTGTGTGCCTGACGGTCCAGGAGGCATTGTGGTGTTTTCCCTGGAAACAGGAGAGAAGCGGTGCCTGACCGCTCCTCCACTTTACAGTGAGCCGGGGGATATGCTCCCTGCCATCTCCCCGGATGGCAAGACCGTGGCTTTCAGCAGAATGTCCACACCGAACCGGTCTGAGCTCTACACTGTCGAGCTCTCGGGAGGAAATCTACGGCAATTGACCCACGAAGGTAATAGAGTGGGGAATCTAATGTGGTCGTCAGACGGACAACACATCATCTTTATCTTCAACTCGAGTCGAGTCGGACTTGGCCGGGTCTGGCGAGTCCCCGCAGCAGGCGGCGCGATTGAGCCTGCAACCATTTATCCGGCAACGGGTGCGCTGTCGCGGGACGGGCGACGATTGGCATATCTTTATCCAACGGGCGAGGGTTCCTGGGAGATATGGCGTACGGCGCTCTCCAGCCCGGGAGGACAGGTTGTTTCGCGAAACAGGATCATCGAGTCCGCCGGCTGGAATTCCGCGCCGCAGCCGTCGCCCGATGGACAACAAATCGCATTTGAGAGCTGCCGTTCGGGGCAATGCGAGGTATGGAGAACAGCCGCGGATGGCAGCAAGCCGCTGCAGATGACTTTCTTCGACAATGGCTTTTCCGGCACCCCTCGCTGGTCGCCCGACGGCAAATGGATCGCCGTCGACCATCACACGGCGACACACGGCCAGATCTATCTGATCGACTCCGAAGGCCGCAACCTGCACCTGATCGCATCGGGCAACTACGAAAATGTTGTGCCTGGGTGGTCGCGCGATGGGACCGCCGTCTATTTCGCCTCCAACCGCACTGGAAGCTGGCAGGTCTGGGGGCAGAATCTCGCGACCGGACGAGAGACTCAGGTGACCCATCACGGCGGCTTTGCAGCTTTCGAAGCTTACGATGCGAAGACTATTTACTATTCGAAGTTTGAAGGCGGAGGCATCTGGAGCACACCGGTAGGCGGAGGAGAGGAAAAGCAGATAACTGACGCGCTACATCTTGGCTACTGGGGCCATTTTGCGGTGACGGAGGCGGGACTCTACCTGCTCGATGCTGATGCGTTCCCCAGGCCCACGGTCATGTTCTACAGCTTCCAGACGCGCCTGCTTACACCGGTGATGCAACTCGAGAAGAACCCTATCCCGTGGACGGCAAATCTAGCCGCTTCGCGCGATGGACGGACTGTATTCATCGCTCAGGGTACTTTCCACAGCTCCATCGCGATGGCGGAGAACTTCCAGTAG
- a CDS encoding sulfatase-like hydrolase/transferase produces MKRRDFLKTTAAVAGASVASRLGFAKNTTEPGPQPNILFILVDELRWPTVFPMGVNDAENYFKRFMPNLYKHIWKKGVKFSNYYTAACACTPSRGTIITGLYSHQSWLIGTITTNPNVPVLNPAYPTFGKLLQAAGYTTPYFGKWHVSVPNGPSDTAPYGFAWDSPPDPTGYNLQGTYGAPAMPPDTPVFNNDAYTTGQAIAYLENVKTTDAPWCLTVGYVNPHDREFFPAGTEFLTFTNLFASYNQNKPTSAQLKQVVDYTNTPPIVNWDTNATKSPPPFGYPNLPPNWQDPSNYAAAGKPTTHTYMQLLQEAVWGGVTANQSQQGFQVLPYPDGPQGPTGFGVGFAPFTYWQRGLDSYTQITKFLDDQIGDLLGELNKLPQSIIDNTVIIFASDHGEYNGAHGFVQGKIGTVYEECMHIPLIVMDPSGRFTDDTNVIRTGLCSSVDLLNMFVTLGNKGDTTWLTQSPYNQIYNNRHDMYSMLKSRFAPGRSYLLFATDEIAPGYFNFNGSPTNILALRTEDTKVGAYYDWFPLSTKINPATVQLEFYDYSTKAGQLELNSDPDDPRAEQGYDALVNNYLPNELAAHLPGSPLDPTSLRFQQIKSEIAHVAFRDLIAHQPPPTWQSGGLRTLLGYGGQF; encoded by the coding sequence ATGAAACGCAGAGATTTTCTGAAAACCACCGCCGCCGTCGCCGGCGCAAGTGTAGCCAGTCGCCTGGGCTTCGCTAAAAACACAACTGAACCGGGCCCGCAACCCAACATCCTCTTCATCCTCGTCGATGAGCTGCGCTGGCCAACAGTCTTTCCCATGGGCGTCAATGACGCGGAGAACTACTTCAAGCGCTTCATGCCCAACCTGTACAAACACATCTGGAAGAAAGGCGTAAAGTTCTCCAACTATTACACCGCGGCATGCGCGTGCACGCCCTCTCGCGGCACCATCATTACCGGCCTCTACTCCCATCAGAGCTGGCTCATCGGCACCATCACCACGAATCCCAACGTTCCGGTCCTCAATCCTGCTTATCCTACCTTCGGCAAGCTCCTTCAGGCAGCCGGCTATACCACGCCATACTTTGGCAAGTGGCACGTCTCCGTTCCTAACGGCCCCAGTGACACAGCCCCCTACGGGTTCGCCTGGGACAGCCCCCCGGACCCCACCGGATACAACTTGCAGGGAACCTACGGCGCCCCCGCCATGCCCCCTGATACTCCCGTGTTCAACAACGACGCCTACACCACCGGCCAGGCCATCGCCTACCTCGAGAACGTCAAGACCACCGATGCCCCATGGTGCCTGACCGTCGGCTACGTCAACCCGCACGACCGCGAGTTCTTCCCCGCCGGCACCGAGTTCCTCACCTTCACCAACCTCTTCGCGAGCTACAACCAGAACAAACCTACAAGCGCCCAGCTCAAGCAGGTCGTCGACTATACCAACACCCCGCCGATCGTGAACTGGGACACCAACGCGACCAAATCCCCACCCCCCTTCGGCTACCCCAACCTTCCGCCCAACTGGCAGGACCCCAGCAACTATGCCGCAGCCGGAAAACCCACCACCCATACCTACATGCAGCTTCTTCAAGAAGCCGTCTGGGGAGGTGTTACAGCTAACCAATCTCAGCAGGGATTCCAGGTCCTTCCTTACCCCGACGGACCCCAAGGGCCCACCGGCTTCGGCGTAGGCTTCGCGCCGTTCACTTATTGGCAACGCGGCCTCGACAGCTACACCCAGATCACCAAGTTCCTCGATGATCAGATTGGCGACCTCCTCGGTGAGCTCAACAAGCTGCCGCAGAGCATCATCGACAACACCGTCATCATCTTCGCCTCCGACCACGGTGAGTACAACGGCGCACACGGCTTCGTTCAGGGCAAGATCGGAACCGTTTACGAGGAGTGCATGCACATTCCGCTGATCGTCATGGATCCCAGCGGCCGTTTCACCGACGATACCAACGTCATCCGCACCGGCCTCTGCTCCTCCGTCGACCTGCTGAACATGTTCGTCACCCTCGGCAACAAGGGCGACACAACCTGGCTAACGCAGTCTCCCTATAACCAGATCTACAACAACCGGCACGACATGTACTCCATGCTGAAGTCGCGCTTCGCTCCCGGCCGGTCTTACCTCCTCTTCGCTACCGACGAGATCGCTCCCGGCTACTTCAATTTCAACGGGTCCCCAACCAACATCCTCGCCCTCCGCACTGAGGACACCAAGGTTGGTGCCTACTACGACTGGTTCCCTCTCTCTACCAAAATCAATCCCGCGACCGTGCAACTCGAGTTCTACGACTACTCCACCAAGGCCGGCCAGCTCGAGCTCAACAGCGACCCCGACGACCCCCGTGCCGAACAGGGCTACGACGCGCTCGTCAACAACTACCTTCCCAATGAGCTCGCCGCGCATCTGCCCGGCAGTCCACTCGATCCAACCTCGCTGCGCTTCCAGCAGATCAAATCCGAGATCGCACACGTAGCATTCCGCGACCTCATCGCGCACCAGCCTCCTCCCACATGGCAAAGTGGCGGCCTCAGAACGCTGCTCGGCTACGGTGGGCAATTCTAA